From Nitrospirota bacterium, a single genomic window includes:
- a CDS encoding efflux RND transporter periplasmic adaptor subunit has product MTFVQRPRHVILGLLVLSLAQGAGCKQEAGSAHAPQVPRVEVVTVTSQTIPDEPEFIGQAEASRPVEIRSQVTGLLKALLYQEGRDVKKGAPLYQIDPVPFQAAVALAKAKIAEAEARFVQARQDLARVKPLLAQQAVSQKDVDDAMAGGLAARALLQGAHAELTKAQFDLDNTLITSPIDGLIERSRYYEGRLVSAQTDLLTIVHRVDPMYVVVSVPETFILKRRRDIESKKIHHPGVYQLRGQLTLMDGTVYPHEGVLDLLDPGLRTETGSRQTRITFPNPQRILLPGQFVKVRFTGDTKTDAILIPQRAVLQGPQGPFVYVVNQDEKIEIRAVAASDWKGDQWFIERGLSQGDRVVVNGLMKIGPGAPVKAVPWGAAPVPAADSVPSRPQ; this is encoded by the coding sequence GTGACGTTTGTACAGAGGCCGCGTCATGTCATCCTGGGGCTCTTGGTGCTGTCATTGGCCCAGGGGGCTGGCTGCAAGCAAGAGGCTGGGTCGGCGCATGCCCCGCAAGTTCCACGGGTCGAGGTCGTGACGGTGACCAGCCAGACGATTCCGGACGAACCGGAATTCATCGGGCAGGCCGAGGCTTCGCGCCCGGTGGAGATTCGTTCGCAAGTGACTGGTCTCTTGAAGGCCTTGTTGTATCAGGAAGGGCGCGACGTCAAGAAGGGCGCCCCCCTCTATCAGATCGATCCCGTCCCGTTCCAAGCCGCCGTAGCGCTGGCGAAAGCCAAGATTGCCGAGGCGGAAGCGCGGTTTGTGCAAGCAAGACAGGACTTGGCCCGTGTGAAACCGCTCCTCGCGCAACAGGCGGTCAGCCAGAAAGATGTCGACGATGCCATGGCCGGAGGCCTTGCCGCCAGAGCGCTGCTGCAAGGCGCGCATGCCGAGCTGACCAAGGCGCAGTTCGATCTCGACAATACGCTCATTACTTCCCCCATCGATGGTTTGATCGAACGGAGCCGTTACTACGAAGGGCGCCTGGTGTCGGCGCAAACGGATTTGTTGACGATCGTCCACCGCGTCGATCCCATGTATGTGGTGGTGAGTGTGCCGGAGACGTTCATTCTCAAGCGGCGGCGGGACATCGAGTCGAAGAAAATTCATCATCCGGGGGTCTACCAGTTGCGAGGCCAGCTCACGCTGATGGATGGCACGGTCTATCCCCATGAAGGGGTGCTCGATCTCCTGGACCCGGGCCTGCGGACGGAAACCGGTTCCCGTCAAACTAGAATCACCTTCCCCAATCCGCAGCGAATTCTTTTGCCGGGCCAGTTTGTGAAGGTGCGTTTCACCGGCGATACAAAGACGGACGCGATCCTCATTCCTCAACGAGCCGTCCTGCAAGGTCCCCAGGGCCCCTTTGTCTATGTGGTGAACCAGGACGAAAAGATCGAAATCCGGGCCGTGGCCGCGTCCGACTGGAAAGGGGACCAGTGGTTCATTGAGCGAGGCCTGAGCCAGGGCGATCGCGTGGTGGTGAACGGATTGATGAA
- a CDS encoding VOC family protein — translation MKAHYLGHVVFYVKNLEQSLAFYRDLLGFKEIGRVFNGAAAALTSGRTHHELLLIQVGDAPGPLQGHRRGLYHIGIKVGDSLEELRMAKRELEQAGVVIDGMSDHTVSQSLYLRDPDGNEVELYVDAEESLWKQDPGAVLSPIKPLSL, via the coding sequence ATGAAGGCTCATTATCTCGGCCACGTGGTGTTCTATGTGAAAAATTTGGAGCAGTCCCTGGCATTCTATCGCGACCTGCTTGGATTTAAGGAAATTGGACGGGTCTTCAACGGTGCGGCGGCGGCCTTGACCTCTGGCCGGACCCATCACGAGCTGTTGCTGATCCAGGTCGGTGATGCGCCGGGACCGTTGCAGGGTCATAGGCGAGGGCTGTACCACATCGGCATTAAAGTGGGGGACAGTCTCGAGGAACTCAGGATGGCGAAACGTGAACTGGAACAGGCCGGAGTTGTGATAGACGGTATGAGCGATCACACCGTAAGCCAAAGCCTTTACTTGCGCGATCCTGACGGCAACGAAGTGGAACTGTATGTGGATGCCGAGGAATCACTGTGGAAACAGGATCCTGGCGCGGTCCTGTCACCGATCAAGCCCCTTTCACTCTGA
- a CDS encoding VOC family protein — protein sequence MAVQVYGCNHIVIEVTDAKKAVKFYSDVFGLKMLRGGEGAAWCKLGEHQFMAIFEVDILQPDRTKHFGLMVRDEKQIKEVRKKLINKYKLKLAPGFRCDFRDPWGNRIQVGDLSDESLVWLLPYQEVQKAGITFGR from the coding sequence ATGGCAGTTCAAGTCTACGGATGTAACCACATCGTCATTGAAGTCACCGACGCCAAGAAAGCAGTGAAGTTCTATTCCGATGTCTTTGGCTTGAAGATGCTCCGTGGCGGGGAAGGCGCTGCCTGGTGCAAGCTGGGCGAGCACCAATTCATGGCGATCTTTGAAGTGGACATACTGCAACCGGACCGCACCAAGCATTTCGGTCTCATGGTCCGTGACGAGAAACAAATCAAGGAAGTGCGGAAGAAGCTCATCAACAAATACAAACTCAAACTGGCGCCCGGCTTTCGTTGCGACTTCCGCGATCCCTGGGGGAATCGTATTCAGGTTGGAGATCTCAGCGATGAATCGCTGGTCTGGCTTCTCCCCTACCAGGAAGTCCAAAAGGCTGGTATCACGTTCGGGAGGTGA
- a CDS encoding DsbA family oxidoreductase encodes MKIEIYSDVICPWCFIGKRRLEQALEQVGSAQLAQVLWRPFELNPTMPKEGLDRRTYLEAKFGGAEALQTMEGRVAQAGEAEGIEFAFDRIVRTPNTFDAHRLIWFAGQQGCQDEVVEALFFSYFTEGRDIGNLDSLTEVAADSGLNREEVRAFLSSDRAVQEVRAEEEAGHRLGIRGVPYFLLNGSISISGAQPPDIFVSALQQAKDTVMERKEGA; translated from the coding sequence ATGAAGATTGAAATCTATTCCGATGTAATCTGTCCCTGGTGTTTCATTGGTAAACGCCGATTAGAACAGGCGCTCGAGCAGGTCGGATCCGCCCAACTGGCTCAGGTTTTGTGGCGACCCTTTGAATTGAATCCGACGATGCCGAAGGAAGGCTTGGATCGACGCACCTATCTCGAAGCGAAATTCGGCGGAGCCGAGGCTTTGCAAACAATGGAAGGTCGGGTGGCCCAAGCTGGCGAAGCAGAGGGGATTGAGTTTGCTTTCGATCGGATCGTCCGGACGCCGAATACCTTCGATGCCCATCGGCTTATTTGGTTTGCGGGACAGCAGGGTTGTCAGGATGAGGTGGTTGAGGCGCTCTTTTTCTCCTACTTCACGGAGGGACGCGATATCGGGAATCTCGATTCGTTGACTGAGGTCGCAGCAGATAGTGGGCTCAATCGCGAAGAGGTTCGGGCGTTTCTGTCCAGTGACCGGGCCGTTCAAGAAGTTCGAGCCGAAGAGGAGGCCGGGCATCGGTTGGGCATTCGCGGGGTTCCCTATTTTCTCCTCAACGGCAGTATTTCGATCTCCGGTGCCCAGCCGCCCGACATCTTTGTGTCTGCCCTTCAGCAGGCAAAGGATACAGTCATGGAAAGAAAGGAAGGGGCCTGA
- a CDS encoding pirin family protein gives MMDQVRLYEPGSTHVVGDGFHVRNLFPSNEIDRDVSPFLMLDYAGPTFYPATDHPRGVGEHPHRGFETVTIVYQGRVAHRDSAGNSGVIGPGDVQWMTAASGVVHEERHERDWAKQGGTLQAVQLWVNLPAASKMTEPRYQALVSEAIPIVPLEGGAGSVRVIAGEFGGAKGPARTVTPMQLLDLRLLAQRGTALTFTAGWNVALFVLSGQVMVNGSKPVTEAQLAVLASSGEPILLDAQEDSMLLVMAGEPIHEPIARYGPFVMNRQDELAQAVNDYRAGKMGHLD, from the coding sequence ATGATGGATCAGGTTCGTCTGTATGAGCCAGGCTCGACCCATGTGGTCGGCGACGGGTTTCATGTGCGGAATCTGTTTCCGAGCAATGAGATCGATCGCGACGTCAGTCCCTTTCTCATGTTGGACTATGCGGGACCGACCTTCTATCCCGCGACGGATCACCCGCGCGGCGTTGGTGAGCATCCTCACCGTGGATTTGAAACCGTCACGATCGTGTATCAAGGCAGAGTGGCGCATCGCGATTCTGCGGGGAACTCCGGCGTGATCGGTCCGGGCGACGTGCAATGGATGACGGCCGCTTCCGGGGTTGTGCACGAGGAGCGGCATGAGCGGGATTGGGCCAAGCAGGGCGGGACATTGCAGGCGGTCCAACTCTGGGTCAACTTGCCCGCCGCCTCTAAAATGACCGAGCCGAGATATCAAGCTCTGGTGAGCGAGGCGATTCCCATTGTGCCGCTGGAGGGAGGGGCCGGATCGGTCCGGGTGATCGCAGGCGAATTCGGCGGAGCCAAGGGACCGGCTAGGACGGTCACGCCCATGCAGCTCCTTGACCTTCGCCTCCTGGCGCAACGGGGCACGGCCCTCACATTCACCGCTGGCTGGAACGTGGCTCTGTTCGTACTCAGCGGGCAGGTAATGGTGAACGGATCGAAACCGGTCACTGAGGCGCAGTTGGCCGTGTTGGCCAGCTCCGGCGAACCGATCCTGCTCGACGCGCAAGAGGATTCGATGCTGCTGGTGATGGCGGGGGAGCCGATCCACGAGCCGATTGCACGGTACGGACCCTTCGTCATGAATCGGCAGGACGAACTGGCGCAAGCCGTCAATGACTACCGTGCAGGAAAGATGGGGCATCTGGACTGA
- the smpB gene encoding SsrA-binding protein SmpB produces MGKERASFEKAVVTNRKAYHDYFIEEKFEAGIMLQGTEVKSLREGRVNLSDSYASVKEGQIFLHHCHISPYSHGNLSNHEPLRTRKLLLHRKEINKLLVKTKQQGLTIIPLRIYFSNRGLAKVELGLAKGKKQHDRRESDKSREASREVERAMKDRR; encoded by the coding sequence ATGGGGAAAGAGAGAGCCAGCTTCGAAAAAGCGGTGGTCACGAACCGCAAGGCGTACCACGACTATTTCATCGAAGAGAAGTTCGAGGCGGGCATCATGCTCCAGGGCACGGAGGTCAAATCTCTGCGCGAGGGGCGTGTGAACCTGTCAGATAGCTATGCCAGCGTGAAAGAGGGCCAGATCTTTCTTCACCATTGCCACATCAGTCCCTACAGCCACGGGAACCTTTCGAATCACGAGCCGCTACGTACCAGGAAACTGCTTCTTCATCGCAAGGAGATCAACAAGCTCCTCGTGAAGACGAAGCAGCAAGGGCTCACGATCATCCCGCTCCGCATCTATTTTTCCAATCGGGGCCTGGCTAAGGTCGAACTCGGGTTGGCCAAAGGCAAGAAGCAGCATGACCGCCGGGAATCCGACAAGTCGCGTGAAGCCAGCCGCGAAGTGGAGCGAGCGATGAAGGATCGAAGGTGA
- a CDS encoding DUF721 domain-containing protein: protein MRGLGPIDSISSILEGLARRLGLESKLLESRLRRDWVSIVGEPIASNTWPDQIRYKKLYLLVHNSVWLHQLTFLKPTLIQKLNQVAGSEVVTDIVLKIGELPEADRAPASPEALHEATPPASDELLAEISEHVTAIQDPDLRNHLAQLMAQSLAQPRGPKAR from the coding sequence ATGCGAGGACTTGGCCCCATCGATTCGATCTCCAGCATCCTTGAGGGGCTGGCTCGCCGCCTGGGTCTCGAATCCAAACTGCTGGAAAGCCGCTTGCGCCGAGACTGGGTCTCCATCGTCGGAGAGCCCATCGCGTCCAATACCTGGCCGGACCAGATTCGCTACAAGAAGCTCTATCTCCTGGTCCATAACAGTGTCTGGCTGCACCAGCTCACGTTCCTCAAACCGACACTCATCCAGAAACTCAACCAGGTCGCCGGCTCGGAAGTCGTCACCGATATCGTATTGAAGATAGGGGAACTGCCGGAAGCCGACCGGGCACCCGCGTCACCCGAGGCCCTTCACGAGGCCACTCCGCCTGCGAGCGACGAGTTGCTCGCGGAAATCTCGGAGCATGTGACCGCGATCCAGGATCCGGATCTTCGCAATCACCTGGCGCAGCTCATGGCGCAGTCGCTGGCTCAACCGCGCGGGCCGAAGGCACGCTGA
- the gyrA gene encoding DNA gyrase subunit A: protein MPPDERLGHIAIEDEMRSSYLSYAMSVIVGRALPDVRDGLKPVHRRILHGMNEMGLASNRAYRKSAKIVGEIMGNYHPHGDSAIYDTLVRMAQPFNMRYMLVDGQGNFGSVDGDPPAAMRYTEARLTKVAEDMLADIDKDTVDFGPNYDESLVEPLVLPSKIPNLLVNGAGGIAVGYATNIPTHNVGEVIEGLLQFLENPDITIPQLMKKIPGPDFPTAGFIYGTAGIKSAYESGRGLLTLRAKVKVETDERTDRERLIVTELPYQVNKSKLIEKIAELIRDERIKGISDLRDESDRDGIRVVIELKRGEIPLITLNNLYKLTQLQTTFGVIMLALVNKRPEVLNLKQILHHFIEHRREVVVRRTAFELRKAEERAHILEGLKIALDNLDAVIALIRRAQSPDEARVGLMREFALSEIQSNAILEMRLQRLTQLERNKLIEEYKEVLKQIERLKSILSSEALVRTIIKDELIEVREAYKDERRTQIVKEEAEITLEDMIANEEVVVTISHAGYIKRNPVTLYRAQKRGGKGKIGMGVKEEDFVVTLFTASTHESLLFFTDAGKVYWLKVHEIPDAGRAAKGKALVNLLALSGDEKVTATVPVKEFRDDRFVVMATKQGIIKKTELSAYGNPRQGGIIALSLDKGDRLISVHVTDGQREILLGTKKGITIRFKEDEARPMGRTAHGVRGIALEEGNEVIGMETITPDSTTQILTVTEGGYGKRTPVNEYRIQGRGGKGIISVKTNERNGLAVGFLQVRDGDEIMLMAAHGKVLRCKVDEFREIGRNTQGVRILDLDGEGDRVVAVARLAEAVEVIPEEGGA from the coding sequence ATGCCACCTGATGAACGGTTAGGACATATCGCCATCGAAGACGAGATGCGCTCGTCGTACCTGAGTTACGCGATGAGCGTCATCGTGGGCCGGGCGCTTCCCGACGTGCGTGACGGCCTCAAGCCGGTCCATCGCCGGATCCTCCATGGCATGAACGAAATGGGTCTGGCGTCGAACCGGGCCTACCGCAAGTCCGCCAAGATCGTCGGCGAGATCATGGGTAACTACCATCCCCATGGAGACAGCGCGATCTACGATACTCTCGTCCGTATGGCGCAGCCTTTCAACATGCGCTACATGCTCGTGGACGGGCAGGGCAACTTCGGATCGGTCGACGGCGATCCGCCGGCGGCCATGCGCTATACCGAAGCGCGCCTGACCAAGGTCGCCGAGGATATGCTTGCCGACATCGACAAGGATACGGTCGATTTCGGGCCGAACTACGACGAGTCGCTGGTCGAACCGCTGGTGCTCCCCTCGAAAATCCCGAACCTGCTCGTCAACGGCGCCGGCGGCATCGCGGTGGGTTATGCCACCAACATCCCGACCCACAATGTCGGCGAAGTGATCGAGGGGCTTCTCCAGTTCCTGGAAAATCCGGACATCACGATTCCCCAGCTGATGAAGAAGATTCCAGGTCCCGATTTCCCGACGGCCGGCTTCATCTATGGCACGGCCGGGATCAAATCCGCCTACGAGAGCGGCCGGGGTCTGTTGACCTTGCGCGCGAAAGTGAAGGTCGAGACCGATGAACGGACGGATCGCGAGCGGTTGATCGTCACGGAGCTGCCCTATCAGGTCAATAAGTCCAAGCTGATCGAAAAGATCGCCGAGTTGATCCGGGACGAACGGATCAAAGGCATTTCCGATCTGCGCGACGAATCCGATCGGGACGGCATCCGCGTCGTCATCGAGCTCAAGCGCGGAGAAATCCCGCTCATTACCTTGAACAATCTGTACAAGCTCACGCAGCTCCAGACGACCTTCGGGGTCATCATGCTCGCGCTGGTGAACAAGCGTCCGGAAGTACTGAACCTTAAGCAGATCCTGCACCATTTTATCGAGCACCGGCGCGAGGTCGTGGTCCGTCGGACCGCTTTCGAATTGCGCAAGGCGGAAGAGCGGGCTCATATCCTTGAGGGCCTCAAGATCGCGCTCGACAACCTGGATGCCGTCATTGCCTTGATCCGGCGGGCGCAATCGCCCGATGAAGCCCGCGTGGGCCTGATGCGGGAATTTGCGTTGAGCGAAATCCAGTCGAATGCGATTTTGGAGATGCGGCTCCAGCGGCTCACGCAATTGGAACGCAACAAGCTCATCGAAGAATATAAAGAGGTCTTGAAGCAGATTGAGCGGCTCAAGTCGATCCTGAGCAGCGAAGCGCTGGTGCGGACGATCATCAAGGATGAGTTGATCGAGGTGCGCGAAGCCTACAAGGACGAGCGCCGCACGCAGATTGTGAAAGAAGAAGCGGAAATCACCCTGGAAGACATGATCGCGAACGAAGAAGTGGTCGTCACGATCTCGCATGCCGGCTACATCAAGCGTAACCCGGTGACGCTCTATCGGGCGCAGAAGCGCGGCGGCAAGGGCAAAATCGGGATGGGGGTCAAGGAAGAGGATTTCGTCGTGACCCTCTTCACCGCCTCCACGCACGAGTCGCTTCTGTTCTTTACGGATGCCGGGAAGGTCTATTGGCTGAAGGTCCATGAGATTCCTGACGCGGGCCGGGCTGCTAAGGGCAAAGCGCTGGTGAACTTGCTGGCGCTCTCCGGCGATGAGAAGGTCACGGCGACTGTGCCGGTCAAAGAATTCCGCGACGACCGGTTCGTGGTCATGGCGACCAAGCAGGGCATCATCAAGAAGACGGAACTCTCGGCCTATGGTAATCCCCGCCAGGGCGGCATCATCGCGCTGTCGTTGGATAAGGGAGACCGGCTCATCAGCGTGCATGTCACCGACGGCCAGCGGGAAATCCTGTTGGGCACGAAGAAGGGCATCACGATCCGCTTCAAGGAAGACGAAGCCAGGCCGATGGGCCGCACGGCGCACGGGGTGCGCGGCATTGCGCTCGAGGAAGGCAACGAAGTCATCGGGATGGAAACTATCACGCCGGACTCCACCACCCAAATCCTCACGGTCACGGAGGGCGGCTACGGAAAGCGCACGCCGGTGAACGAGTATCGCATCCAGGGACGCGGGGGCAAGGGCATCATCAGCGTGAAGACCAATGAGCGCAACGGACTCGCCGTCGGGTTCCTGCAAGTCCGGGATGGCGACGAGATCATGCTGATGGCCGCGCACGGCAAGGTGCTGCGGTGCAAGGTGGATGAATTCCGCGAGATCGGCCGGAACACCCAGGGGGTTCGGATTCTGGATCTCGACGGCGAGGGCGACCGGGTCGTGGCCGTCGCGCGGTTGGCGGAAGCGGTTGAGGTTATTCCAGAGGAAGGCGGCGCCTAA
- the gyrB gene encoding DNA topoisomerase (ATP-hydrolyzing) subunit B translates to MASNDSETTSKSESYGADQIKVLEGLDAVRKRPAMYIGSTGVDGLHHLVYEVVDNSVDEHMAGFGETIEVTIHIDGSVTVVDNGRGIPTGMHSTQKKSAAEVALTVLHAGGKFEQGAYTVSGGLHGVGISVVNALSEWLELEIWQDGQVFEQRYERGKPTAPLKMTGKTKRRGTKVTYKSDGQIFEVLDLSFDVLAQRLRELAFLNKGLEITLKDERKEPVKEQIFKYKGGIVSFVEHLNEAKVPLHKPIYVQVEKPEMVLEVALQYNDSYAENLFSFANNINTKEGGTHLVGFKAALTRTINSYANANDLLKKDTESLTGDDVREGLTAVVSVKVRNPQFEGQTKSKLGNSEVKGIVEAAVNEALGNYFEENPTVARKVIGKAIDAARAREAARKAKELIRRKSALDGGSLPGKLADCSEKDPALSELYIVEGDSAGGSAKQGRDRKFQAILPLKGKILNVEKARFDKMLSSDEIRTLIMALGTGIGRKRDDSEKPDKDSFDISKARYHKIILMTDADVDGSHIRTLLLTFFFRQMPELLERGYIYIAQPPLFKVKKGKTERYLKDELALNEHLADIAVEDVEVYMEGTQGYVTGRRLLPILKKLIGFETLLSRLNKKPHEASMVRAFVDEPGLDRDLLKNRETLTKVVANVKKTLAVVYPKLTPTLEIIEDEEHQSNKVTCRLHVNGVTHGFDLTHELVGSAEFRELQKLAPSAIGFGRAPYKVKSDDQEQLLPATAELVKAILDKGKHGLAIQRYKGLGEMNPNQLWETTMNPEVRTLLKVKLEDVPGVDEIFTILMGDEVEPRRNFIQAHALEVRNLDV, encoded by the coding sequence ATGGCCAGTAACGACAGCGAGACCACATCGAAATCCGAGAGCTACGGCGCGGATCAAATCAAAGTGTTGGAAGGCCTGGACGCCGTGCGGAAGCGTCCGGCGATGTACATCGGCAGCACCGGTGTGGACGGCCTCCATCACCTCGTCTATGAAGTCGTCGACAACAGTGTCGATGAACATATGGCGGGATTTGGCGAGACCATCGAGGTCACGATCCACATCGACGGCAGTGTCACGGTCGTGGATAACGGCCGCGGTATTCCCACCGGAATGCATTCCACACAAAAGAAATCCGCCGCCGAAGTGGCGCTTACGGTTTTGCACGCGGGCGGCAAGTTCGAGCAGGGGGCCTATACGGTTTCCGGCGGACTTCACGGCGTCGGAATTTCGGTGGTCAACGCCCTGTCCGAATGGCTTGAGCTGGAGATTTGGCAGGACGGCCAGGTGTTCGAGCAGCGCTATGAACGAGGTAAACCGACCGCGCCGCTCAAGATGACGGGCAAGACCAAGCGCCGCGGCACGAAGGTCACCTACAAGTCCGACGGACAGATTTTCGAAGTGCTCGACCTCAGCTTTGATGTGCTGGCGCAGCGGCTGCGCGAGCTCGCCTTCCTGAACAAAGGACTCGAGATCACCCTCAAGGATGAGCGGAAAGAACCGGTCAAGGAACAAATCTTCAAGTACAAGGGCGGGATTGTCTCGTTCGTCGAGCATCTGAACGAAGCCAAGGTGCCGCTGCACAAGCCGATTTACGTGCAGGTTGAAAAACCCGAGATGGTGCTGGAGGTCGCGCTCCAATATAACGACAGCTACGCGGAAAACCTGTTTTCCTTTGCGAACAATATCAACACCAAGGAAGGCGGCACCCACTTGGTGGGCTTCAAGGCTGCGCTCACCCGCACGATCAACAGCTACGCGAACGCCAATGACCTGCTCAAGAAAGATACCGAATCGCTCACCGGCGATGACGTCCGTGAAGGATTGACCGCCGTCGTCAGCGTCAAGGTCCGGAACCCTCAGTTTGAAGGGCAAACGAAGTCCAAGTTGGGCAACAGCGAAGTGAAGGGCATCGTCGAGGCCGCAGTCAACGAAGCGCTCGGGAATTATTTTGAAGAGAATCCGACGGTGGCGCGCAAGGTCATCGGCAAAGCGATCGATGCGGCCCGCGCCCGTGAAGCGGCGCGCAAAGCGAAGGAACTCATCCGGCGCAAAAGCGCGTTGGACGGGGGCTCGCTTCCCGGCAAACTGGCCGACTGTTCTGAAAAAGATCCGGCCTTAAGCGAATTGTATATCGTCGAGGGAGATTCAGCCGGCGGCTCCGCCAAGCAGGGCCGCGACCGCAAGTTTCAGGCGATTTTGCCGCTCAAGGGCAAGATCCTCAACGTCGAGAAAGCGCGCTTCGACAAAATGTTGTCGAGCGATGAAATCCGGACGTTGATCATGGCGCTCGGCACCGGCATCGGCCGCAAGCGCGACGACAGTGAAAAGCCCGACAAAGACTCGTTCGACATCAGTAAGGCCCGGTACCACAAGATCATCCTCATGACTGACGCCGACGTGGACGGGAGCCACATCCGGACCCTGCTCCTCACGTTTTTCTTCCGGCAGATGCCGGAGCTGCTCGAACGGGGCTACATCTATATTGCGCAGCCGCCGCTCTTCAAAGTGAAGAAGGGCAAGACGGAACGGTATCTCAAGGATGAGCTAGCGCTGAACGAGCACTTGGCCGACATCGCGGTCGAGGATGTGGAAGTGTATATGGAGGGGACTCAGGGCTATGTCACGGGACGGCGGCTCCTGCCCATCCTCAAGAAGCTGATCGGCTTCGAGACCCTGCTCAGCCGGCTGAACAAGAAACCGCATGAGGCCAGCATGGTGCGGGCCTTTGTGGATGAGCCGGGACTGGATCGTGACCTGCTCAAGAATCGCGAGACCCTCACGAAGGTTGTGGCCAACGTGAAGAAAACGCTCGCGGTGGTCTATCCGAAGCTCACGCCGACGCTGGAGATCATCGAGGATGAAGAACATCAATCCAACAAAGTCACCTGCCGGTTGCACGTCAACGGTGTGACTCATGGTTTCGACCTGACGCACGAGCTGGTCGGCTCCGCCGAATTCCGCGAATTGCAGAAGCTCGCCCCGTCGGCGATCGGGTTTGGCCGGGCACCGTACAAGGTTAAGTCCGATGACCAGGAGCAGCTCTTGCCCGCGACGGCTGAATTGGTCAAGGCGATTCTCGACAAGGGCAAGCACGGACTCGCGATCCAGCGGTACAAGGGTCTGGGCGAGATGAACCCGAATCAGCTCTGGGAAACGACGATGAATCCGGAAGTCCGGACTCTGTTGAAAGTGAAATTGGAAGACGTGCCTGGCGTCGATGAGATCTTCACGATTCTGATGGGTGATGAGGTCGAGCCCCGGCGAAACTTTATTCAAGCCCACGCACTCGAAGTCAGAAATCTAGACGTGTAA
- the dnaN gene encoding DNA polymerase III subunit beta, producing the protein MKLRMGRVELLTGLQRVQGVVEKRNTMPILSNILIEAKQEGVEIVATDLEIGMRGLYKATVEKPGGVTVSARKLYEIIKELTVNDIEITSGENNWTTIQAGKSQFKIVGLPSTDYPALPTIEREGLIPLAGAGFLELIRKTLFAAGDNDARYILNGLLVTLITSEKKTILRLVGTDGHRLAVAEQEVGNAGVKGAPQEIKAIIPKKAAHEMQRLLEEGGEGEPLIGFTKNLMIFRKSGLLLTSRLMEGNYPNYQQVVPKETGRKIGVNRNELESALRRVSVLSRDKANAVKVSFVTGQMTLFSSNPDFGEATEELAAQYEGEALNTGFNARYLLDVLGVMDGETISLQMDNPLSPCLIQESDSPGFKCVVMPIKI; encoded by the coding sequence ATGAAACTGCGTATGGGACGAGTCGAGCTCTTGACGGGCCTCCAGCGGGTTCAAGGTGTCGTGGAGAAGCGCAACACGATGCCGATCCTCTCGAACATCTTGATCGAGGCGAAGCAGGAGGGGGTGGAAATTGTCGCCACCGACCTCGAAATCGGCATGCGCGGCCTCTACAAGGCAACCGTGGAAAAACCCGGAGGGGTGACGGTCTCGGCCCGAAAGCTCTATGAAATCATCAAGGAGCTGACGGTCAATGATATCGAAATCACGTCCGGCGAGAATAATTGGACGACGATTCAAGCCGGCAAGAGCCAATTTAAGATCGTGGGTCTCCCCAGCACCGACTATCCTGCCTTGCCGACGATCGAACGGGAAGGGCTCATTCCCCTCGCCGGGGCCGGATTTTTAGAGCTGATTCGTAAGACGCTCTTCGCGGCCGGGGACAATGACGCGCGCTATATCCTCAATGGGTTGCTGGTGACCCTCATTACGTCGGAGAAGAAAACGATCTTGCGGCTGGTCGGCACTGATGGACATCGGTTGGCGGTAGCCGAGCAGGAGGTTGGAAATGCCGGAGTCAAAGGGGCTCCGCAAGAAATCAAGGCCATCATTCCCAAGAAGGCGGCGCATGAGATGCAGCGTCTCTTGGAAGAGGGTGGCGAGGGCGAGCCTCTGATCGGGTTTACCAAAAATCTCATGATCTTCCGGAAGAGCGGGCTGTTGCTGACCTCGCGGTTGATGGAGGGGAACTATCCGAACTATCAGCAAGTGGTTCCGAAAGAAACCGGCAGAAAGATCGGGGTCAATCGCAATGAGCTGGAAAGCGCGCTCCGGCGTGTCTCCGTTCTGTCCCGTGACAAGGCGAATGCGGTGAAGGTGTCGTTTGTCACAGGACAGATGACCCTGTTCTCCAGCAATCCTGATTTCGGGGAAGCGACCGAAGAGCTGGCGGCGCAGTACGAAGGAGAGGCCCTGAACACGGGGTTCAATGCCCGCTATCTGCTGGACGTCCTGGGCGTGATGGATGGAGAGACGATCTCTCTGCAGATGGACAATCCGTTGAGCCCCTGTTTGATCCAGGAGTCGGACAGTCCCGGGTTCAAGTGCGTCGTGATGCCAATTAAAATCTAG